ATCTATATGTGATATATATGTGCTTCAAAAAtacaaaaatacaaaacttgTAGCTTTTGTACTGTAACTTGAGATTGTTCTTTGGTAGGCGATTAGTACTAACCGTTTGGCCGTGGAACGATGTGGAGGTGCTTACTTTTCGACATCGTCCTTCTATTAGATGAAGCAAGAAGTCATTCAACTAACCAACAAATTTTCATCGGGCAGTGGCGCAAACGCGGTGCGACGGATTGATGGCGCGCGGCCACTCCCTCCCGATCTCTTTCACTCCACTACTCACGCACACACTGTCTCAACCTCTTTCACTCGCAGATCCAGTGACGGCGgccactccatctccctctcatatatttatttgtatttttcaagcatacatatataacataacaCATGCAGTTAACCTCAAAAGTGATTTTgaattttgtgatttttctatattttcttttgatttttgtAAACTCCTTTAGAAATGGTACAAAACttgttactccctccgtctcaagaTATAAGGCGCGATTTGACATGGCGCGGTCTTGAAGATCATACTTTAACTATTAATTTATACtattatatataatttatgACAACAACAAAAGTATCATTAGAAAGTATTTGTAAAGGCAAATCGAATGTTACCATGATTATACTATACTTTTTTTATATTATTAGTAGACTAATTATTGGTTAGGGATAACAAAGTTTGAATTTTAAAATATGTGCATGCCTTATATCCTGAGACGGAGAGAGTAGCCGGTAGTGTAACCTGTAGAGATGCATGGTACGGAACTCCTGTAATACCAAATCGTCCGCCCGTGGAACGACAAGCAGTAATCGTTTTCCCGTATACACCAATTATTTTTTCGGCGTCGTCCTTCAATCGGACGAATCAAGAAGTCCAAGTAGAAGATAATTACTCCAGTTTTAGTCTCTGGTACAAGACTTCCTTGCTAATCGTTTCCCCGTGGAACGATTATTGCATGTGATCATTTTCCCGTACATCCTTTCATTTAGAGAAATTAAAATCTACTTAACAAACTATGCTATTTAGCTTGGAGTTTGATATTCCAAAACGTTCCAAAATTCACATATATGACTATTTCAAAAGACTCTGCTGCGGTACTCCCAAATAACTGTGAGCCGTTCATTGATTTCGATCGGACGGTTACGATAAACTGTTACCTCCTAAGAGGTAATAGATGAAATGTATATTTAATAAACATGACAACTAGGTCCCATATATTTGaaacaaatgataaaaaaaagaaatatacgAAGATAAATTATTGATGAGTTGCTACCGTCGTTACCTCTAACTGTGTCTAGCTAGAGGGTAATTAACTTCAAGAGTTCACCTAAAATGAGATGTCAAATTACATGATTTAGCCATtatctaaaataaaaaataacttaaAAAGTAAATCACTCCAACAAGCTcttctattttttttcattCACTCCATAATAAAAACTTGCACGTGATCTCGTTTTCTTCGATAACGGATCCGTCCAGTCGCACGGCAAAATCAATCACGACGCCCGTCCCTGCCATAGTCCGTCGCGGGGCACCGGCCGGGTCACGTCCTGGCCACCCGTGTGGCCACCTGCCAAGGACAAGGCCTAATCTACGTACGTGATGGTAGGTGCTTGGGCCAGCCGTTGGCCAAGGCAGGCAGGGAGGATGTTCGGTTGTAGCCGGATGCAACCATTGGGTAGCGTTTGGATCCACGGAGTCACGGAGATTTTAAGAATCTGGATAGAAAAAACTTATAAATTCTAAAAGTCTCATTCAAACATCCAAAGATTTTAGAAGATTCTAACACACAAGCATATAACTAAAAAGCATTAGAGATTATTTTTATCTAGAATCTGGCCGGGTATGACTACGCGTTTGTCAGGTCACGTCGTGTGGCACTTGACCGAAGGGCAACACCCTTTTTTTACAAAGAATAGATTTTATTAATTTCATCATAACTATCACACCGAGTTGATATAATAaaagtgatttttttttgtttttgcctAAACAGTAATCACCAATCATAAGAGAAGGAAGCTTGAGACTTTGATGACAATAAATTCTAAGACTATGTTACCACCTATGTGTCCAGAAGAAAACGTTGTAACTGCTTGCATCATTGTTGAGACGCCTCAACACTATAGCCTATGTGTAGTGCTTTTGGAGGTAATCCATATACATAGCCAATGAATTACAAATGCCTGCAAGAGAGAGTAAATAAGTTTTTTTAATACTAAATCATTTCTGCATAACCAAAGCGACCAACAAATAGATGTGACGAGGTTTGAGATCCTTCTGAAACCCTCAAAGTTGCTGGTAGGAGAGATAAAAAAGACATGAGAGAGGTTGATAGACATTCTATGAGGGACTTATTTTTacacaaaattatccaaatcagTCTATACAACACACGATAGCAAGTCTGTTGGAGTTGTTCTAAATAGACTACCATTATGCTTCTGTAGCCAGAGTACAACAAAACTAGTGGCTAATTACaaactaattaaatttaaaGTACTTCGGCATTCCGAGTCCATGCATGCATTATATTAGTACTAAAAAGCATAGACTAGACTATCACTTTATTTTGACCACTGTTTTTACTCTATTTGTGCGGGTTATCTGGGAAGAACTTCTCAGATAAATTGTGTCATGTTTGGATCATCTTCTATAAACTTTAGAgctctaaaaaattttagagcACTTTAGCTCAGTTTTGAAATTTGAAGCTATAATATGACGTGGGCTAAAGTTTAGAGCTAACTTTAAACCACCTATTTGAAAACTTTAGCCTTAAAGTTTAGAGCGCTAAAGTTTAGAAGAGGGGATTCAAACAGGCTCTAATATAAGTGTGTCGGCCTTGTATACAAGGCATTCAATGACGTTTTGTTACGCAAAATTCGTGGGCTGTGATTTAAATTTCCATCCATGTTGACTAACAGGCTACTTTCATTGACTATCTAGAGCGCCACTCCACGTACACACTGTTATGTGTCATAAGGTTTTCGAGCGTTCGCTAGATTTCACTCTCTAATTAAGGACGGAGCTTGATCTATAAATAGATGCATGCACAaacatagtagccacacaacACAACATACATACATAGACGACGATCATGATCATGATGAAGGTGCACGGCATGGCAGGGGTTGTGCTGGCAGCAGCAATGCTTCTGGCTGCAGTGGTGGCCGTGGCGGCGGCACCGCCACTTGTGCCGGTGACGGACAAGGACCTGGAGTCGGACGCCAGCATGTGGGACCTATACGAGAGGTGGTGCAGCGTGTATGCTGGGTCGTCGGACCTCGCGGAGAAGCAGCGCAGGTTCGATGCGTTCAAGATGAACGCTAGGCAAATCAACGAGTTCAACAAGAGGGAGGATGAGTCGTACAAGCTCGCCCTCAACCAGTTCTCCGGCTTGACCGAGGAGGAGTTCAACAGCGGCATGTACACCGGAGCCTTGCCTGAATTAGACGCCGGCGGCAACATCAGCAGCAGCGTTGGTACCAGTGGCATGAGCATGACCGACGACAACGACGATAAGTTGCTCGTCTCCGCCGGCGGCAACGACGATAAGGTGCCGGCCAAGTGGGACTGGAGACGCCACGGAGCTGTCACTCCAGTGAAGAACCAAGGACAATGCGGTGCGTTTACTAGCTATAGTGTGTGTAgtttccatgcatgcatgttctaCCTTTTTTTAATTTGTTCTCTTGTACATACAGTATATGTTATTGTAAAGATCTATGGTGTACGCATGCATGCAGGGAGCTGTTGGGCTTTTTCAATGGTGGGTTCTGTGGAGGGCATCAACGCAATCAAGACAGGGAAACTGCAGACACTGTCAGAGCAAGAGGTGCTCGACTGCTCCGGCGCCGGGACCTGTAAAGGTGGGAACACGTACAAGTCATTCGATCACGCCATGAGGCCCGGATTAGCCTTAGACCATCAGGGGAATCCTCCCTACTACCCTGCCTACGTTGCCGAGAAGAAAAAGTGCAGATTCAACCCGGTGCGTGCACACATATACTATATAGTACTCAATGTATCTTAAATTacaagacgtttgactttttttaacaCCAAATTTAACGAgtcatcttattcaaaaaattgttCTAATTGCCCATTACAGAATAAGCCTGTGGTGAAGATCAACGGGAAGAGAATGATGAGAAACACCAACGAGGCAGAGTTGCTGTTGCGTGTGTCCAAGCAGCCGGTGTCTGTCGTCGTCGAAGCTAGCCAGGCCTTCAGTCGCTACAGCAAGGGTGTCTTCACGGGGCCTTGTGGGACAAATCTAAACCACGCGGTCCTGGTCGTGGGCTACGGAACTACGCCCAACGGTATCAACTACTGGATTGTTAAGAACTCATGGGGCAAAGGTTGGGGTGAAAATGGCTACATCCGAATGAAGCGTAACGTGGGTACCAAAGCAGGTCTCTGTGGCATATACATGATGCCCATGTACCCTATCAAGAATAAGTAATTGACCGGCCATGTCCGGTGCCACACTGCCACCTACTACTACTGCAGCCAGCAGATGCATGCTTAGTTGCTTATGTACGTACACAAATTCTACTcataagaaagaaagaaaaaaagaaataaagaaagaaaCGAGTAAGTAACAATCGAATAAATAATAACTAGTGTGGAGTTTATGTGTACGTGTGTGTGTATGGTTTGAATAAAGCAGTGTGTGTTGTTCGAATAAACATAATATTTCTCCTATTGCATGCTCATTACAGTAcactagtgctctacttcttctTTCTTATAAGTATGTGTTTGACTTGGGAGTACCAGGCTAAGAAAGGTGTTAATGTTTTAATTAAAGAGTCCATTATTTGAAACTCAATAATTTTGCAATCCATACAATTTCAAACGAGAAGCACAAGAATCGAAAGAAAAAAATCACGTGTTACATCAAGGTCTAAGATGCTGCTACTACTCTCTTTGTTTTAGGTCAATTGTACTCCGCTCAATCGACTATAGGCTATAGCCTTTTCTACATATAGAGTGAAGGTGGACTTATCACATGCAAGGTCGAAATTCTTTGTAAATCACGTCAAAATAAATACAACTTGAATTCAAACTAGACAAGGAAAATTGGCGTGATGTTCCCATCTGATCCATCTAGATGAATTGCGACTGATGTTCCCAAACCTGGTGTGTTAACTTTCGTAGGATTTATCCTTTTTTCAATTTTTTGTCACTGGTCTAGGGGTAAAAATTGTTATTGGGCATTTAAATTTGTGTCTTAATTAATTCTATATAATATTTGTATTTCACATGGATATGTCATGAGAATTTTTCTCCCAAATATGTAATGTTTTTATTTTGATGTTGGAATGATTTTATTGTGGTTT
This window of the Sorghum bicolor cultivar BTx623 chromosome 7, Sorghum_bicolor_NCBIv3, whole genome shotgun sequence genome carries:
- the LOC8062405 gene encoding ervatamin-B, producing the protein MIMMKVHGMAGVVLAAAMLLAAVVAVAAAPPLVPVTDKDLESDASMWDLYERWCSVYAGSSDLAEKQRRFDAFKMNARQINEFNKREDESYKLALNQFSGLTEEEFNSGMYTGALPELDAGGNISSSVGTSGMSMTDDNDDKLLVSAGGNDDKVPAKWDWRRHGAVTPVKNQGQCGSCWAFSMVGSVEGINAIKTGKLQTLSEQEVLDCSGAGTCKGGNTYKSFDHAMRPGLALDHQGNPPYYPAYVAEKKKCRFNPNKPVVKINGKRMMRNTNEAELLLRVSKQPVSVVVEASQAFSRYSKGVFTGPCGTNLNHAVLVVGYGTTPNGINYWIVKNSWGKGWGENGYIRMKRNVGTKAGLCGIYMMPMYPIKNK